The following coding sequences lie in one Anguilla rostrata isolate EN2019 chromosome 8, ASM1855537v3, whole genome shotgun sequence genomic window:
- the LOC135260527 gene encoding junctional cadherin 5-associated protein-like, protein MYSVEDLLISHGYKLPRNAPPSSSSSSSCEAAQANGREAYVARGGGGRPPPAKSCPGPAGRAAGAGVCGDGNQGDTRQQRPGTLHSSSDSGFFNGTRELYSHQQREPEREERDMFYWRRRGHDFSLLLDYADGRELRAAAGGLGRAEGARRAQAAAPPQEERRADRQRWDESAWLRVRDAAQGQWRAVGVSAAAGDRKCQSLGTEEWRPALGLGRHLSDGEGKLWAQEQAYRAPAEGAVHPRTKGKSQSLPRVLSPESFQQAHTPASLLDGYPGHRLNGPTSHVPHAKHRYPPYHYHYHYHHNSNVAGSRDPWMESSSGGSSRISQHMALLPKPRFSRPLKPPSYEAHQQTRGSTEMLAGDQVPKSKDGEAASSSEGGGPMGRDSFAHDAAAGSGAEPPGYIPPPSYKRPFLYRGGQRGNCEALSLQFQGEEVKEQVPGSTELGRWYSRHVGSSWLEHQRDRSAPCREPTFPGRPEEEAEEGPLGPVQYLPFDDPRVRHISGGSCGNSLVELDEIRSVDKEVPSANVLGQSTHDSAFLPPQELILPNTDASETSLSERDGGNRQHSDLHKGSDDSAVSDVKGVECPSAFLVKPIWQNRNPDRGVPPETVTQVKTIEPGGAETEKSKSAKRKLTETIFCLVSIPIRTPSVADDAEQADREKPTDLAQGSDEDGSGHLQNQSLLSTSSTDLELQALTGGMKSNRGPKKHPVLGKEVHPLHPGHDLSSGSWPGDQYRDQETQTCSPEVPRAPPQGLADQQAQDQPRSASDTTTDSGVGTDCSNRYGYPMKGQKNLNQSSNSAFSRTSNFASGPLQKSTAQSPPPPPPPQPQPSGNREEPDCLPVQKGQNQSRGKPPSAGSGPEAFGQFLLKPISRRPWDAIEELESFNKELQQQIIKGSSVDQCIEDLDEAYRDILELETVSNNIIETVQIPERQKADPDQAPPGEPLGRTEKARRALESWTATADPTYREVKSAFSRPAGKSVSFSFSKPPKREEAPPPPEFGFREYASVSSQITEKPAGGCRCGNAANADAFAPKESWNEDEADRPERTPVEAPWAARQPMQDASTLTSPPDYEDVCHALQLTREPTVGVSRGVTAKLGSAGASALPQTPSFKVVTFAALGTQQDGPPSLAEALRDAKKERNSLPRFRGERSLNVLLVRNQRDRFRGRGASRCIVGKDGDAAAAAASSSPSSSSSSSSSEDDYHNNDPDKRFDSRKQQTVAEKQREVLSTDEKSDGGAPAEDLSNLCEVKCAKGIPENESIEERAARILGINVPAESLGKVEQKGGGEQLLEFEMGGTVERRHISLIGMTKFGSTERMPHVLWRRRHKEADIDVNVALDPQDKETGGATGRGGSGSENHPGPASGFPEFPGERLRLSVALDRRGGRGRGRGPSRAIEALQDRLAAPSCRAAAERLARMREVDSVSRMRRLSARSSDSGDEPEDGGAAAAAAAAYGAPRSADRPLSLPLPLPLPFPRPLSLCLSAKQESHHHAATVARREITRPLGLCAPPSRTLPQDEGTVPPPDHYDPSRVERV, encoded by the exons ATGTACAGCGTGGAGGACCTGCTCATCTCTCATGGATACAAGCTTCCCAGGAAtgcccctccttcctcctcgtcttcctcatCCTGCGAGGCCGCGCAGGCCAACGGGCGGGAGGCCTACGTGGCccgcggagggggggggcggccccCCCCGGCCAAGAGCTGCCCCGGCCCGGCGGGGAGAGCCGCGGGGGCCGGCGTCTGCGGCGACGGTAACCAAGGCGACACGCGGCAACAGCGTCCAGGCACCCTCCACAGCAGCTCGGACAGTGG gtttttcaATGGAACCAGAGAGCTGTACTCCCACCAGCAGAGGGAGCCGGAGAGGGAGGAGCGAGACATGTTCTACTGGCGGAGGAGGGGCCACGACTTCAGCCTCTTGCTGGACTACGCCGACGGCCGAGAGCTGAGGGCTGcggcgggggggctgggcagGGCGGAGGGGGCGCGGAGAGCGCAGGCGGCGGCCCCGCCCCAGGAGGAGCGCCGGGCGGACAGGCAGCGCTGGGACGAGAGCGCGTGGCTGCGGGTTCGGGACGCGGCGCAGGGGCAGtggcgggcggtgggggtgtcggcggcggcgggagacaggaagtgccagAGCCTGGGCACGGAGGAGTGGCGGCCGGCGCTGGGGCTGGGCAGGCACCTGTCTGACGGCGAGGGCAAGCTGTGGGCCCAGGAGCAGGCCTACCGAGCCCCTGCCGAGGGTGCCGTCCACCCCAGGACCAAAGGGAAGTCGCAGTCCCTTCCCAGGGTGCTGTCCCCGGAGAGCTTCCAGCAGGCCCACACACCCGCCTCTCTCCTGGACGGGTACCCGGGCCATCGGCTCAACGGCCCCACCTCCCACGTACCTCACGCCAAACACCGCTACCCCCCTtaccactaccactaccactaccaccacAACAGCAACGTGGCGGGCAGCAGGGATCCCTGGATGgagagcagcagcggcggcagcagcaggataaGTCAACACATGGCACTTTTACCAAAGCCCAGGTTCAGCAGGCCCCTCAAGCCTCCCTCCTACGAGGCTCACCAGCAGACGAGGGGCAGCACCGAGATGCTTGCTGGAGATCAGGTACCCAAGTCGAAAGACGGGGAGGCGGCAAGTTCCTCCGAGGGAGGGGGGCCAATGGGGAGGGACTCCTTTGCACACGATGCCGCCGCAGGGTCCGGGGCGGAGCCTCCGGGGTACATACCTCCTCCGTCCTACAAAAGACCCTTCCTCTACAGGGGAGGACAGAGGGGCAACTGCGAAGCACTGAGTCTCCAGTTCCAGGGCGAAGAGGTCAAGGAGCAGGTGCCAGGGAGCACGGAATTAGGGAGGTGGTATTCCAGGCATGTGGGAAGCTCCTGGCTAGAACATCAGAGGGACaggagcgccccctgcagggaaCCAACATTCCCCGGTCGCCCGGAAGAGGAGGCCGAAGAGGGACCCTTGGGACCCGTTCAGTACCTGCCCTTCGACGACCCGCGCGTGAGGCATATCTCAGGAGGATCCTGCGGAAACTCTCTGGTCGAATTGGACGAAATCAGGAGCGTTGACAAAGAGGTCCCCAGCGCTAATGTTTTAGGACAATCTACACATGACAGTGCCTTTCTCCCTCCGCAGGAGCTAATATTACCCAACACGGACGCTAGCGAAACGTCTCTCAGCGAGCGGGACGGCGGCAACAGGCAGCATAGCGATTTGCACAAGGGGAGCGACGATTCCGCGGTCTCTGACGTCAAAGGCGTCGAGTGCCCCTCAGCTTTCCTGGTCAAGCCAATCTGGCAGAACCGAAACCCGGACCGGGGCGTCCCTCCGGAGACGGTGACCCAAGTGAAAACGATCGAGCCGGGCGGAGCCGAGACGGAGAAGAGCAAGAGCGCCAAGAGGAAACTCACCGAGACGATATTCTGCCTGGTCTCCATCCCCATCCGCACGCCGTCGGTCGCGGACGACGCCGAGCAGGCCGACCGCGAGAAGCCGACGGACCTGGCGCAAGGCTCGGACGAGGACGGATCGGGCCACCTGCAAAACCAAAGTCTCCTAAGCACATCGTCCACGGACCTGGAGCTCCAGGCGCTCACCGGGGGCATGAAGAGCAACAGAGGCCCCAAAAAACACCCCGTCCTGGGGAAGGAggtccaccccctccaccccggcCATGACCTCAGCTCTGGGTCCTGGCCCGGCGATCAGTACAGGGATCAGGAGACCCAGACCTGCTCCCCTGAGGTCCCCCGGGCTCCCCCGCAGGGCCTCGCAGACCAGCAAGCACAAGACCAGCCTCGCTCGGCCTCAGACACCACCACCGACAGCGGGGTGGGCACCGACTGCAGCAACCGCTACGGGTACCCGATGAAAGGTCAGAAGAACCTGAACCAGTCCAGCAACAGCGCCTTCTCCAGGACCTCCAACTTCGCCTCCGGCCCGCTTCAGAAGAGCACAGCTcagtcgccgccgccgccgccgcccccacAACCACAACCCTCAGGAAACCGGGAGGAGCCGGACTGCCTTCCGGTCCAGAAAGGCCAGAACCAGAGCCGGGGCAAGCCGCCGTCTGCCGGTTCCGGTCCGGAAGCCTTTGGCCAGTTCCTGCTGAAACCTATCAGCCGCCGCCCGTGGGATGCCATCGAGGAGCTGGAGTCCTTCAACaaggagctgcagcagcagatcaTCAAAGGGTCCAGTGTGGACCAGTGCATCGAGGACCTGGACGAGGCCTACAGGGACATCCTGGAGCTGGAAACAGTCAGCAATAACATCATCGAAACGGTGCAGATCCCTGAACGCCAAAAGGCCGACCCCGACCAAGCCCCCCCGGGCGAGCCCCTGGGCAGGACGGAGAAGGCCAGGCGCGCACTGGAAAGCTGGACGGCCACGGCGGACCCCACCTACAGGGAGGTGAAGAGCGCTTTCTCCAGGCCGGCTGGGAAGTCcgtcagcttcagcttcagcaagCCGCCAAAAAGAGAAGAGGCGCCGCCCCCCCCGGAGTTCGGCTTCAGAGAGTACGCCTCCGTCTCCTCTCAGATCACGGAGAAGCCGGCAGGAGGATGCCGCTGTGGCAATGCCGCGAACGCGGACGCGTTCGCCCCGAAGGAGTCCTGGAACGAGGACGAGGCGGACCGGCCCGAGCGCACCCCTGTGGAGGCGCCGTGGGCCGCCCGGCAGCCGATGCAGGACGCTTCCACGCTGACCAGCCCCCCCGACTACGAGGACGTGTGCCACGCCTTGCAGCTGACCCGCGAGCCGACGGTGGGCGTCAGCCGGGGCGTTACCGCCAAGCTCGGGAGCGCCGGCGCCTCGGCTCTTCCCCAGACCCCCTCGTTCAAGGTGGTCACGTTCGCCGCGCTCGGCACCCAGCAGGACGGCCCTCCCTCTCTGGCCGAGGCCCTGAGGGACGCGAAGAAGGAGAGGAACTCGCTGCCCAGGTTCAGGGGCGAGAGAAGCCTGAACGTGCTCTTGGTCAGAAACCAGAGGGACAGGTTCCGAGGTCGAGGGGCGTCCCGGTGCATCGTGGGAAAGGACGGAgacgccgcggcggcggcggcctcctcctccccctcctcctcctcctcctcctcctcctctgaggATGATTACCACAACAATGACCCCGACAAGCGTTTTGATTCCAGGAAGCAGCAGACGGTCGCAGAGAAGCAGCGGGAGGTCCTCTCGACGGACGAGAAGTCCGACGGCGGCGCGCCCGCAGAGGACCTGAGCAACCTCTGCGAGGTGAAGTGCGCCAAGGGCATCCCCGAGAATGAGTCCATAGAGGAGAGGGCAGCCAGGATCTTAGGAATCAACGTGCCAGCGGAGTCTCTAGGCAAGGTGGAGcagaagggaggaggagagcaaCTGCTGGAGTTCGAGATGGGAGGCACGGTGGAGCGCAGGCATATCTCGCTGATCGGGATGACGAAATTCGGCAGCACCGAAAGGATGCCGCACGTGTTGTGGCGGCGTCGCCACAAGGAAGCGGACATCGACGTCAACGTGGCGCTGGACCCGCAGGACAAAGAGACGGGCGGGGCGACGGGACGGGGAGGGAGCGGCTCGGAGAACCACCCGGGGCCGGCCTCGGGGTTCCCGGAGTTCCCCGGCGAGAGGCTGAGGCTGTCGGTGGCCCTggacaggaggggggggcgtggccgcgGGCGGGGCCCCTCCCGCGCCATCGAGGCCCTGCAGGACAGGCTGGCCGCGCCCTCGTGCCGGGCGGCGGCGGAGAGGCTCGCCCGGATGCGGGAGGTGGACTCGGTGTCTCGGATGAGGCGCCTCAGCGCCCGGAGCTCGGATTCGGGGGACGAGCCCGAGGacggcggggcggcggcggcggcggcggcggcctacGGCGCCCCCCGCTCGGCGgaccgccccctctctctccccctgcccctccccctccccttcccccgccccctctctctctgcctctctgcaaAGCAGGAGTCTCACCACCACGCCGCCACCGTCGCCAGGAGGGAGATCACCCGGCCCCTGGggctctgtgccccccccagcAGGACTCTGCCGCAGGACGAGGGCACGGTGCCACCCCCAG ATCACTACGACCCCAGCCGAGTGGAGAGGGTGTAG